Proteins encoded together in one Lathyrus oleraceus cultivar Zhongwan6 chromosome 5, CAAS_Psat_ZW6_1.0, whole genome shotgun sequence window:
- the LOC127081140 gene encoding uncharacterized protein LOC127081140, producing MDRTWMYDRVYSNRHGLKEEYVRGVKDFVKRALKQPICKSEGGIRCPCINCKCLKIRTPTNVRLHLYRDGFQPDYWIWTQHGEVELNVNTRNDSNSSEHVHHDDQIEAMNQMVYDAFRPYGVFSHVNDNIEVEEYTEDEFPNEDAKRFYDKLISFNKPIYEGATQSILSISTQLLEIRSNWHVPQKGLDFVAQMLKSVCPVQKCLPENYYQATQLVSKLGLKVEKIDYCKNGCMLYYKDDSNLSECKFCNAPRFIPRKTGMGKYKDIPVKRMFYFPIIPRLQRLYASTESASEMRWHHMNKNSSNILRHPSDGKAWKHFDSVYPNFSREPRNVRLGLCSDGFTPYIQASASPYSCWPIIVTPYNLPPEMCMTKPYLFLACLIPGPKNPKLKIDVYLQPLIDDLHRLWSNGILTYDISTKQNFIMKACLMWTINDFPAYGMLSGWGTQGKLACPHCMEHTDAFTLKSGHKNSWFDCHRRFLPSNHSFRRSKRSFLKNRVVTNEPPPISTGKDIWAVISNFPKVTEIEWEAKWKEFEGYGVDHNWKKRSIFWDLPYWKDNLLRHNLDVIHIEKNVFDNIFNTVMNVKDKTKDNEKAREDLAKLCFRGDLELQPLENGKNGKPKASYTLTKSEAKKGYGAWDEEP from the exons ATGGATCGTACTTGGATGTACGATAGAGTATATTCCAATAGACACGGATTGAAAGAAGAGTATGTTCGCGGGGTTAAAGACTTCGTAAAGAGGGCTTTGAAACAACCTATTTGTAAATCTGAGGGAGGGATAAGGTGTCCGTGTATAAATTGCAAGTGTCTCAAGATAAGAACACCAACTAATGTTAGACTTCACTTGTATCGAGATGGATTTCAACCAGACTATTGGATTTGGACTCAACATGGAGAAGTAGAGCTCAATGTTAATACAAGGAATGATTCAAATAGTAGTGAGCATGTGCATCATGATGACCAAATTGAGGCAATGAATCAGATGGTGTATGATGCTTTTAGGCCTTATGGAGTATTCTCTCACGTGAATGATAACATAGAAGTTGAGGAATATACGGAGGATGAGTTTCCCAACGAAGATGCCAAACGATTTTATGACAAGTTGATATCTTTCAACAAGCCCATTTATGAGGGAGCTACCCAATCAATATTATCAATATCTACTCAACTTCTTGAAATTAGGTCTAATTGGCATGTACCACAAAAAGGTTTAGATTTTGTTGCACAAATGCTTAAAAGTGTATGTCCAGTTCAAAAATGCTTGCCCGAGAACTATTACCAAGCAACACAGTTGGTATCTAAGTTAGGGCTAAAGGTTGAGAAGATTGATTATTGTAAGAATGGTTGTATGTTATATTACAAGGATGATAGCAATCTATCAGAGTGCAAATTTTGTAATGCTCCTAGGTTCATTCCTCGCAAGACTGGCATGGGAAAGTACAAAGATATCCCAGTGAAGAGAATGTTCTACTTCCCAATCATTCCCAGATTACAAAGATTGTATGCATCAACTGAGTCGGCAAGTGAAATGAGATGGCATCACATGAACAAAAATAGTTCCAACATCCTTCGCCACCCGTCAGATGGAAAAGCATGGAAACATTTTGATAGTGTATATCCTAACTTTTCTAGGGAACCCAGAAATGTAAGGTTGGGTCTGTGTTCAGATGGTTTTACTCCTTACATTCAAGCGTCTGCTTCTCCATACTCATGTTGGCCAATAATAGTTACTCCGTATAATCTCCCCCCTGAAATGTGCATGACCAAACCATACTTGTTTTTGGCATGCCTCATACCCGGACCTAAAAACCCTAAATTAAAGATAGATGTCTACTTGCAACCATTGATTGATGATCTACATCGATTGTGGTCCAATGGAATATTGACCTATGATATATCTACAAAACAAAACTTCATCATGAAAGCCTGCTTGATGTGgacaattaatgattttccagccTATGGTATGTTATCTGGATGGGGAACACAAGGTAAattggcatgccctcattgtATGGAACACACTGATGCTTTCACCTTGAAAAGTGGCCATAAGAATTCCTGGTTTGACTGTCATCGTCGTTTCTTGCCATCTAATCACTCCTTCAGAAGGAGTAAAAGAAGTTTCCTAAAAAATAGGGTTGTGACCAATGAGCCACCTCCCATTTCCACAGGGAAAGATATATGGGCGGTAATAAGTAATTTTCCAAAAGTTACTGAAATTGAATGGGAGGCGAAATGGAAAGAATTCGAAGGGTATGGAGTGGATCACAATTGGAAAAAGCGAAGTATTTTTTGGGATCTCCCATATTGGAAGGATAACTTGTTAAGGCATAACCTCGATGTGATACACATAGAAAAAAACGTCTTCGATAATATATTTAATACTGTCATGAATGTTAAGGATAAAACAAAGGATAATGAAAAGGCAAGAGAAGACTTGGCTAAATTATGCTTTCGCGGGGACTTGGAGCTCCAACCCTTAGAAAACGGAAAGAATGGTAAACCAAAGGCTAGTTACACTCTAACCAAATCTGAAGCCAA AAAAGGGTACGGTGCATGGGATGAAGAGCCATGA